From Pirellulales bacterium, the proteins below share one genomic window:
- a CDS encoding DUF87 domain-containing protein, which produces MDIKPDAFEKLGVFYLGREYDIDRGRPRDKLLLYDSKDLLTHAVCVGMTGSGKTGLCLTLLEEAAIDGIPAIVIDPKGDLTNLLLTFPQLRPEDFAPWVNEDDARRQNLSVQEFATQQAETWKKGLAEWGEDGDRIARMRAAADFAIYTPGSSAGRRVSVLQAFAAPTPAVREDADLLRDRINSTVTGLLALIGLTVDPLTSREHILLATILETAWRAGRNLDLSAVIEQIQKPPVAKIGVVDIESFFPAKERFALAMKLNNLLSAPGFAAWLEGEPLDVGALLHSATGKPRISIFSIAHLDDSQRMFFVSLLLNETLSWMRTQSGATSLRALLYMDEIFGYFPPIANPPSKLPLLTLLKQARAFGLGIVLATQNPVDLDYKGLANAGTWFLGRLQTERDKARVIEGLQGAAASAGAQFDKQAIAHVLSGLKNRIFLMNNVHEDAPVVFQARWAMSYLCGPLSRDQIKKLCDSQPDAKAANTTTAAGAPGSSSTSASATGESATAGAAGGLPTGAVSSGDLTASAPLVPPQIPQFFVPVRGAQATGAKLVYQPVVLGMATVHFADKKLAIDAQRPICWLAGFHATTGAIDWTTAQPAQLTDDDLEKQPAAQALFAPLPGEGSNAKAAAGWQKGFADAVCRLVKIDLLKSASLDQVSKPDESERDFRIRLQQAAREERDALLAKLREKYAPKQAALEERIRKAQQKVSREKSEARGEVLQTLMSFGATILDVVLGRKRLSATTVRKAQTAARGVGRSMKQSADVTEAEESVEALQAQAAQLAQELETETAAAQARTDPLTETLETISLRPKKADIAVQLTALAWLPVWQDASGATKSAWQ; this is translated from the coding sequence ATGGATATCAAGCCTGACGCGTTTGAAAAGCTGGGCGTCTTTTATCTCGGGCGCGAGTACGACATCGATCGTGGCCGGCCGCGCGACAAGCTGCTGTTGTACGATTCGAAGGATTTGCTGACCCACGCCGTCTGCGTCGGCATGACCGGCAGCGGCAAGACCGGCCTGTGCCTGACGCTCTTGGAAGAGGCGGCCATCGACGGTATCCCGGCCATCGTCATCGATCCCAAGGGGGACCTCACGAACCTGCTGCTCACGTTCCCGCAGCTACGGCCCGAGGATTTCGCGCCGTGGGTGAACGAAGACGACGCTCGCCGGCAAAACTTATCGGTGCAGGAGTTCGCCACTCAACAGGCCGAGACGTGGAAAAAGGGACTCGCTGAGTGGGGCGAAGACGGCGATCGCATCGCGCGGATGCGCGCCGCCGCGGATTTCGCCATTTACACGCCCGGTTCGAGTGCCGGCCGGCGCGTATCGGTGCTACAGGCGTTTGCCGCGCCGACGCCGGCGGTCCGCGAAGACGCCGATCTGCTGCGCGATCGGATCAATTCCACCGTGACCGGCCTGCTGGCGCTCATCGGGCTCACCGTCGATCCGCTCACCAGCCGCGAACACATCCTGCTGGCCACGATCCTCGAGACGGCTTGGCGCGCGGGCCGCAATCTCGACTTGTCAGCCGTCATCGAGCAAATCCAAAAGCCGCCGGTGGCAAAAATCGGCGTCGTCGACATCGAATCGTTCTTTCCGGCCAAGGAACGGTTTGCCCTGGCGATGAAGCTGAACAACCTGCTGTCGGCGCCCGGCTTCGCGGCCTGGCTCGAAGGCGAGCCGCTCGACGTGGGCGCCCTCTTGCACTCGGCGACCGGCAAGCCGCGCATTTCGATCTTTTCGATCGCGCACCTCGACGATTCGCAGCGGATGTTTTTCGTGTCACTCTTGTTGAACGAAACGCTCTCCTGGATGCGCACGCAATCAGGCGCCACCAGCCTGCGCGCGCTCTTGTATATGGACGAGATTTTCGGCTACTTCCCGCCCATCGCGAATCCGCCGTCGAAGCTGCCGCTGTTGACGCTGCTCAAGCAGGCTCGCGCGTTCGGATTAGGGATCGTGCTGGCCACGCAAAACCCGGTCGACCTCGATTACAAGGGACTGGCCAACGCCGGCACGTGGTTCTTGGGCCGGCTGCAAACCGAACGGGACAAAGCCCGCGTGATCGAAGGGCTGCAAGGCGCCGCGGCCAGCGCCGGCGCGCAGTTCGACAAACAGGCGATCGCCCACGTGCTCTCCGGGTTGAAGAATCGCATCTTCTTGATGAACAACGTTCACGAGGATGCGCCGGTCGTCTTTCAGGCGCGCTGGGCGATGTCGTATCTGTGCGGCCCATTGTCGCGCGATCAAATCAAGAAGTTGTGTGATTCCCAGCCGGATGCCAAAGCCGCAAATACGACGACCGCGGCGGGTGCCCCTGGCAGCTCGTCCACCAGTGCCAGCGCCACAGGCGAGAGTGCGACCGCGGGTGCCGCTGGTGGCTTGCCCACCGGCGCCGTCAGCAGCGGCGATCTCACCGCATCCGCACCCTTGGTGCCGCCGCAGATTCCGCAGTTCTTCGTGCCGGTGCGCGGCGCGCAGGCGACGGGTGCGAAGCTGGTTTACCAGCCCGTCGTGCTCGGCATGGCGACGGTACACTTCGCCGACAAAAAGTTGGCGATCGATGCCCAGCGGCCGATCTGCTGGTTGGCCGGCTTTCACGCGACGACCGGCGCCATCGATTGGACCACGGCCCAGCCGGCGCAGCTCACCGACGACGACCTGGAAAAGCAGCCTGCCGCGCAGGCGCTGTTCGCGCCGTTACCGGGCGAGGGATCGAACGCCAAGGCCGCCGCCGGTTGGCAAAAAGGATTTGCCGACGCTGTGTGCCGGTTGGTGAAAATCGATTTGCTGAAAAGCGCGTCGCTCGACCAGGTGTCGAAGCCCGACGAATCGGAGCGCGACTTTCGCATCCGCTTGCAACAGGCGGCCCGCGAAGAGCGCGACGCTCTGCTGGCGAAGCTGCGCGAGAAATACGCTCCCAAGCAGGCCGCGCTCGAAGAGCGCATTCGCAAGGCCCAGCAAAAAGTCTCGCGCGAAAAGAGCGAAGCCCGGGGCGAAGTGTTGCAAACCCTGATGTCTTTCGGGGCCACGATTCTGGATGTCGTGCTGGGGCGCAAGCGCCTCAGTGCCACCACGGTGCGCAAAGCGCAAACCGCGGCCCGCGGCGTAGGCCGCTCGATGAAGCAATCGGCCGACGTCACCGAGGCCGAGGAATCGGTCGAGGCCCTTCAGGCACAAGCCGCGCAATTGGCCCAGGAGCTCGAAACCGAAACCGCGGCGGCCCAGGCCAGGACCGATCCGCTCACCGAGACCTTGGAAACGATCTCGCTACGACCGAAGAAAGCCGACATCGCGGTCCAACTGACCGCCCTGGCCTGGCTACCGGTGTGGCAAGACGCCAGCGGCGCAACGAAATCCGCCTGGCAGTAG
- a CDS encoding amidase family protein: MNQPTRRKFLGTAAAALAASGLPSLATSKARAKHAGTKQLDEFAALDATAQAELVRKKQVTPLELVEAAIARVEKLDPQLNSVVTKCFDQARKRAAEPLGTGPFAGVPFLVKDLEQLKGVRLTYGSKFFKGNISPNTSEVVHRMEQSGLIVIGKSSTPEFGLVPTTEPRAYGATKNPWDLTRSSGGSSGGSAAAVAAGIVPLASASDGGGSIRIPSSCCGLFGLKINRGRNPEAPSVHEDGLSVVHCVSRSVRDSATLLDATRGPTPGERWLAPAPQRPFLEEVGAAPGKLRIAFRLTDFAGNKVHPDCAAAIESTAKLCADLGHHVEEAEPKFDEKAFGDAFLVLWAAVAGRVLKSVKRFMGNKIPPDSFEPWTMKLVEIDSHNTPSDVSLAWTGPLQSANLAMIKFLTTYDLLLTPVLARPPIKLGELDQSQSSEDIIAWLQAYCPFTPLANATGQPAMSVPLYWTAEGLPIGSHFMARHGDEAMLLRLAAQLEEARPWAKRWPAVSAAGASV, encoded by the coding sequence ATGAATCAACCGACGCGTCGAAAGTTTCTGGGAACCGCGGCGGCAGCCCTGGCCGCGTCAGGCTTGCCTTCGCTGGCCACAAGCAAGGCACGCGCGAAGCATGCCGGCACGAAGCAGCTCGATGAATTCGCCGCGCTCGACGCCACGGCCCAAGCCGAACTGGTGCGCAAGAAGCAAGTGACACCGCTCGAACTGGTCGAAGCGGCAATCGCCCGCGTCGAAAAGCTCGATCCGCAGTTGAATAGCGTCGTGACGAAGTGTTTCGACCAGGCGCGCAAGCGCGCCGCGGAACCGCTCGGCACCGGTCCCTTCGCCGGCGTGCCGTTTTTGGTCAAGGATCTTGAACAGCTCAAGGGCGTGCGGCTCACCTACGGTTCCAAGTTCTTCAAAGGGAACATCTCGCCGAACACCTCCGAGGTCGTGCATCGGATGGAGCAGTCGGGCCTGATCGTGATCGGCAAATCGAGCACGCCCGAGTTCGGCCTGGTGCCCACGACCGAGCCGCGCGCCTACGGCGCTACGAAAAACCCGTGGGACCTGACGCGCTCCAGTGGCGGATCGAGCGGTGGCTCGGCGGCGGCCGTGGCCGCGGGCATCGTACCGCTCGCCTCGGCCAGCGACGGCGGCGGATCGATCCGCATCCCGTCGAGCTGCTGCGGCCTGTTCGGTTTAAAAATCAATCGCGGTCGCAATCCGGAAGCGCCGAGCGTACACGAAGACGGTCTGTCGGTCGTACACTGCGTCAGCCGCTCGGTGCGCGATAGCGCTACGTTGCTCGACGCCACGCGCGGGCCCACGCCCGGCGAGCGCTGGCTAGCGCCAGCGCCCCAGCGGCCGTTCCTCGAAGAAGTCGGCGCCGCGCCGGGCAAGCTGCGCATTGCCTTTCGCCTCACCGATTTCGCAGGCAACAAAGTCCATCCCGATTGCGCTGCCGCCATCGAGTCGACCGCCAAGCTGTGCGCCGATCTTGGCCACCACGTCGAAGAAGCCGAGCCCAAGTTCGACGAAAAGGCCTTCGGCGACGCGTTCCTGGTTCTCTGGGCGGCGGTGGCTGGTCGCGTGCTGAAAAGCGTGAAGAGGTTTATGGGCAACAAGATTCCGCCCGACAGCTTCGAGCCTTGGACTATGAAGCTGGTCGAGATCGACAGCCACAACACCCCTTCGGACGTGAGCCTGGCGTGGACCGGTCCCTTGCAGTCGGCCAACTTGGCGATGATCAAGTTCCTGACTACATATGACCTGCTATTGACGCCGGTGCTGGCGCGGCCGCCGATCAAGCTGGGCGAGCTCGATCAATCGCAATCGTCCGAGGACATCATCGCCTGGCTGCAGGCATATTGCCCGTTCACGCCGCTGGCCAACGCGACAGGGCAGCCGGCCATGTCGGTGCCGCTCTACTGGACCGCCGAAGGATTACCGATCGGCAGCCACTTCATGGCCCGGCACGGAGACGAGGCGATGCTGTTGCGTCTGGCCGCGCAGCTCGAAGAAGCGCGCCCCTGGGCGAAACGCTGGCCCGCGGTGAGCGCCGCCGGTGCGTCGGTATGA
- a CDS encoding neutral zinc metallopeptidase, with translation MSLSDEGINIALGRRIPGKEMPPEGVRPSSLARRHIISAITSAGYAMRWEGREESQNVDDRRRMGGPTVAIGGGGLLIIIILALVFGVDPQQLLNAPGVNIGQQGAPAEEGPPDPEEERLAQFSKVVFRDTELVWTDIFSKMGRRYEPPTLVLFNGRVESACGLASAAVGPFYCGGDSKVYIDLGFYRDMEKKLHAPGEFARAYVLAHEVGHHVQRLLGFADMAQQQRGFGRGDKNQASVRLELQADFLAGVWAHHAQEKFDYLDPGDVDSALNAANQIGDDRLQKQAQGYAVPDSFTHGTSEQRARWFGRGFEKGDVREATLLFETPYDEL, from the coding sequence TTGTCGCTCAGCGACGAGGGGATTAATATTGCGCTCGGTCGGCGCATCCCCGGAAAGGAAATGCCGCCCGAGGGCGTTCGTCCCTCGTCCCTGGCTCGAAGGCATATCATTTCTGCCATCACCTCTGCGGGGTACGCCATGCGCTGGGAAGGTCGTGAGGAAAGTCAGAACGTCGACGATCGACGCCGCATGGGCGGGCCCACCGTGGCCATCGGCGGTGGCGGGCTGTTGATCATTATCATCCTGGCGCTCGTCTTCGGGGTCGATCCGCAGCAACTGCTCAACGCGCCGGGTGTGAACATCGGTCAGCAGGGCGCTCCGGCCGAAGAGGGCCCGCCCGACCCCGAAGAAGAGCGCCTGGCGCAGTTCAGCAAAGTCGTCTTCCGCGATACCGAGTTGGTGTGGACGGACATCTTCTCGAAGATGGGGCGCCGCTACGAGCCGCCGACGTTGGTCCTGTTCAACGGGCGGGTCGAGTCGGCCTGCGGACTGGCCAGCGCCGCCGTCGGCCCCTTCTATTGCGGCGGCGACAGCAAGGTCTACATCGACCTGGGCTTCTATCGTGACATGGAGAAAAAGCTGCACGCCCCCGGCGAGTTCGCCCGCGCGTATGTGCTCGCGCATGAAGTCGGGCATCACGTGCAGCGGCTCCTGGGCTTTGCCGACATGGCGCAGCAACAGCGCGGCTTTGGCCGTGGCGATAAGAACCAGGCCTCGGTGCGATTGGAGTTGCAGGCCGATTTCCTGGCCGGCGTGTGGGCCCATCACGCGCAAGAGAAGTTCGATTACCTCGACCCCGGCGACGTCGATTCGGCGCTGAACGCGGCAAACCAGATCGGCGACGATCGTTTGCAAAAACAGGCGCAGGGCTACGCGGTGCCTGACTCGTTCACGCACGGCACTTCGGAGCAGCGCGCGCGCTGGTTCGGCCGGGGATTCGAGAAAGGCGACGTTCGCGAGGCGACGCTGCTGTTCGAGACTCCTTACGACGAGCTGTAG
- a CDS encoding acetylxylan esterase — protein sequence MFALGGVLAAATVRAAAPAPTAPINTAPVNIAPRVLPEGKVPDDKRLGPLKDLDGYFPFTVPETVDAWKKRAEVVRRQILVSQGIWPMPEKTPANAVIHGRVERPEYTVEKVYLESYPGHFVTGSLYRPKDATGKCPGVLFPHGHWQHGRFHDAGYDTVRNQLVEGAERFEVGGRSPLQSLCVQLARMGCVVFSYDMVGYADSEQLSFDLAHRYQRRRPQMETAENWGFFSPQAELHLQNIMGLQTYNSLRTLDWFVTLPDVDETRIGVTGASGGGTQTFLLCGIDPRPAVAFPAVMVSTAMQGGCTCENAPLLRIDTGNVEFAGLFAPKPLGMTGADDWTKEIATKGLPELKQLYKLLGAELNVMAKPLNHFGHNYNYVSRAVMYGWFNAHLKLGLAHPVVEEDYQPLTKQEMSVWDDSHPRPPSGEDYERSLLRYMTADARKQIAALKPTDANSLEEYRRVVGGAADVMIGDHFPSADELSWENVAEKDRGTYTEYLGLVRNREHGSALPTVFLHPKKWSKQVVIWADENGKAGLFASDGSPKPEVRTLLDDGATVVGVDLLYQGEFNADGKAPTKTRRVKNDRAFSGYTTGYNHPLFAERVHDLLSIVAFVRNHEEKPELVDLMGLDGAGVWVAAAVAQAGRAVDRAAIDTAGFRFAKLTEIDDVNFLPGAVKYGDVPGFLSLAAPHALWLAGEGSEAPEIVAATYQAAGRPDEVTSYDGSEEKEAAEAVEWLLK from the coding sequence ATGTTTGCTCTCGGTGGTGTTCTCGCCGCCGCGACCGTTCGCGCCGCCGCGCCGGCCCCGACCGCTCCGATAAATACTGCGCCGGTAAATATCGCTCCGCGCGTATTGCCCGAGGGGAAGGTGCCCGACGACAAGCGACTGGGGCCGCTCAAGGATCTCGACGGCTACTTTCCGTTCACGGTTCCGGAAACCGTCGACGCGTGGAAGAAGCGGGCCGAGGTCGTGCGCCGGCAGATCCTCGTTTCGCAGGGGATCTGGCCCATGCCGGAAAAGACGCCGGCCAATGCCGTGATTCACGGGCGCGTCGAGCGGCCGGAATACACCGTCGAAAAGGTTTATCTGGAAAGCTACCCGGGCCATTTCGTCACCGGCAGCTTGTATCGGCCCAAAGACGCCACCGGCAAATGCCCGGGGGTTCTATTCCCGCACGGACATTGGCAGCACGGGCGCTTTCACGACGCCGGTTACGACACCGTGCGCAATCAACTCGTCGAAGGCGCCGAGCGTTTCGAGGTCGGTGGTCGCAGCCCGTTGCAATCCTTGTGCGTGCAACTGGCGCGGATGGGTTGCGTCGTGTTTTCCTACGACATGGTCGGATATGCCGACAGCGAACAGTTGTCCTTCGACTTGGCGCACCGGTACCAGCGCCGCCGGCCGCAGATGGAAACCGCCGAGAATTGGGGCTTCTTCAGCCCGCAAGCCGAGCTGCACTTGCAGAACATCATGGGCCTGCAGACGTACAACTCGCTGCGAACGCTCGATTGGTTCGTGACGCTGCCGGACGTCGACGAAACGCGGATCGGCGTGACCGGCGCCAGCGGCGGTGGCACGCAGACATTCTTGCTCTGTGGCATCGATCCGCGCCCGGCCGTGGCCTTTCCGGCGGTCATGGTCTCGACGGCCATGCAAGGGGGCTGCACGTGCGAGAATGCGCCGCTGTTGCGCATCGACACGGGCAATGTCGAGTTCGCCGGGCTGTTCGCCCCCAAACCGCTCGGCATGACCGGCGCCGACGATTGGACGAAGGAGATCGCGACCAAGGGCCTGCCCGAGCTGAAGCAACTGTACAAGCTGCTCGGCGCCGAATTGAACGTCATGGCCAAGCCGCTCAATCATTTCGGGCACAACTACAACTATGTCAGCCGGGCCGTGATGTATGGCTGGTTCAACGCGCACCTGAAACTCGGCCTGGCGCATCCCGTGGTGGAAGAGGATTACCAGCCGCTGACGAAGCAGGAAATGTCGGTGTGGGACGACTCCCATCCCAGGCCGCCGTCGGGCGAGGATTACGAGCGCAGCTTGCTGCGCTACATGACCGCCGACGCACGCAAGCAGATCGCGGCCCTCAAGCCGACGGACGCCAACAGCCTGGAGGAATATCGGCGCGTGGTGGGCGGCGCCGCCGACGTGATGATCGGCGACCATTTCCCGTCGGCCGATGAACTCAGCTGGGAAAACGTCGCCGAAAAAGACCGCGGCACGTACACCGAGTACCTGGGGCTGGTGCGCAATCGCGAACACGGCTCGGCGCTGCCGACGGTCTTCCTGCACCCCAAGAAGTGGAGCAAGCAGGTCGTCATCTGGGCCGACGAAAACGGCAAGGCCGGGCTCTTCGCCAGTGACGGCAGTCCCAAGCCCGAGGTGCGCACGCTGCTCGACGACGGCGCGACCGTGGTCGGCGTCGATCTGCTTTATCAAGGCGAATTCAATGCCGACGGCAAGGCGCCCACCAAAACGCGCCGCGTGAAGAACGATCGGGCGTTCTCCGGCTACACGACCGGCTACAACCATCCGCTCTTCGCCGAGCGCGTACACGATCTCTTGTCGATCGTGGCGTTCGTGCGCAATCACGAGGAAAAGCCCGAGTTGGTCGATCTCATGGGACTCGACGGCGCGGGCGTCTGGGTAGCGGCGGCCGTGGCACAGGCCGGCCGGGCCGTGGATCGCGCGGCGATCGACACGGCTGGATTCCGCTTCGCGAAGCTGACCGAGATCGACGACGTGAACTTCCTGCCCGGCGCCGTGAAATACGGCGACGTGCCGGGCTTCCTATCCCTGGCCGCGCCGCACGCGCTGTGGCTGGCCGGCGAGGGAAGCGAAGCGCCCGAGATCGTCGCCGCAACCTATCAGGCCGCCGGCAGACCAGACGAGGTAACCAGCTACGACGGCAGCGAAGAGAAAGAGGCGGCCGAAGCCGTAGAGTGGCTGCTGAAGTAA
- a CDS encoding PEP-CTERM sorting domain-containing protein yields MILKSVNRKWTFPTLGFLVVLASAQLASAAPVPISFTIDTTGGATGLTPISNASGNVGKYASGSWLTLGGSVSGSLSGISFSGSFSPQVAASGSFSTGNPGSLTSYLGGTLNATIDPTTGTIAFGGGSSADPSLYNGKFPEVAAAPVPLTPQAGGGASGAPGSGPADYGISMKVTALSIFTAATGTGAVRNSAFDVTGAAVPLSGAPGNQTFVTNNNLALTITAGDFDYNLKGGTPLGITVPDIIGTTSLVGAPAAVTTGGVGTLTSTVVDPVRQIYNYMISIPVKSTINETITSGTTTINATITVTGTIAGYANNVQVPEPGSLALAGIAGVVGLIPLVRRYRSRSNA; encoded by the coding sequence ATGATCTTGAAATCTGTAAATCGAAAATGGACGTTCCCCACATTGGGGTTTTTGGTCGTCCTGGCATCGGCGCAACTCGCAAGCGCCGCTCCGGTGCCGATCAGCTTCACCATCGACACCACAGGGGGTGCGACGGGGCTAACCCCCATCTCGAACGCCTCCGGTAACGTCGGCAAGTACGCCTCGGGTAGCTGGTTGACGCTCGGTGGAAGCGTCTCCGGTTCGCTCAGCGGTATCAGCTTCAGTGGTAGTTTCAGCCCACAGGTCGCCGCATCGGGCAGCTTTTCGACGGGCAACCCGGGCAGCTTGACGTCGTACCTGGGCGGCACGCTCAATGCCACGATCGATCCGACCACCGGCACGATTGCCTTCGGTGGCGGTTCGAGCGCCGATCCTTCGTTGTACAACGGCAAGTTCCCCGAGGTCGCGGCGGCGCCCGTTCCCCTCACCCCGCAGGCCGGCGGCGGCGCCAGCGGCGCTCCGGGTAGCGGCCCGGCCGACTACGGCATCAGCATGAAGGTGACCGCGCTGAGTATCTTCACCGCGGCCACCGGCACCGGCGCCGTTCGCAACTCGGCCTTCGACGTTACCGGAGCTGCCGTACCGTTGAGTGGTGCGCCTGGCAACCAGACGTTCGTCACCAACAACAATTTGGCGCTCACCATCACCGCCGGAGATTTCGACTACAATCTCAAGGGCGGAACCCCGCTGGGAATCACGGTCCCTGACATCATCGGCACGACGTCGCTGGTGGGTGCTCCCGCCGCGGTGACGACCGGTGGCGTTGGAACCCTGACCTCGACCGTGGTCGATCCGGTGCGCCAGATCTACAACTACATGATCTCGATCCCCGTGAAGTCGACGATCAACGAGACGATCACCTCCGGGACCACCACGATCAATGCCACGATCACGGTCACGGGCACTATCGCGGGCTACGCCAACAAC